The following DNA comes from Rhea pennata isolate bPtePen1 chromosome 22, bPtePen1.pri, whole genome shotgun sequence.
CTGTATCAGCCCGGCAGAGGGCAATGGTGATATGTTTCAGAACACTGTTAAGGAGGCCATATTTAGTAAGATGTGTGTCATGCAACCTATTGAAGGAGAGGATGGTACACCAGCAATATCACAGGACAAAGTGACAGAAAGAAGTTTTAATTATCAAGACAACAGGTGAGAGACATGCCactaaaaaaaggggggaaaaaaacttaaaatacttCAAGTATTAAGAACAGAGCAAGGAATAGTCACACAATTAGCAGAAAAACTAAGTATCAGCATGGAGGGAGGTGCACATAAAGTTTTATGCTCAGTAAGAATGCTTTGCTCTAgattttttagaaaacagattttttttaatgacttatCTCTTAGACAAAATCGCCTAAATTACTTAAATTGCTGTAAACTTTGCTGAATTCTGATGGTCTTCAGCTttggaacttaaaaaaaaaaaaaaaaaaaaaaaagcactaaccCCATTCAcctaaaatattaaatcttCAATACTACTGCTAACTTGCAAGAGCAATCTCTGACTGCACTAAGGTAGTAAGATAAGAAGAACAGAGAAGTTACTTGAAAGGAAAATCATGCCATGTTGGAATCTTCACTCTcagccacagctgctgcttGTTCCTCAGAAGTTCTCCCTGCCTTTGCTGAACtggacttctttttcttcctttccttttgctccaTGTTACTTGATACAAGTTCTTCGCTCTTCTGTGTGATATACTTCAGCTGAAAACAATAAACTAGTCAGTCATCTAACACTGAAACTTCATTTGTTCATGTATCCTAAGGGAAATTAACTGGGCAAATTTTTATTACcaaaaaagtcatttcaaaaAAGATGATAAGCATAAAACAGTTTTAACTCTTGCTCAAGGCCCTCAGTCTAAGCTGAATATATTTAGATATCCGAAATGCCCTGGCAAGACTAGGATTTAAAAAGCTATGTTACATCCACCACTAGAACCAGAACAGCAATGTCAGTGGTTATCCAGAGCAGTAGTTTACAGAGCTAAAATACTGTAAGGCAATAATAAGGCAAGCGCAAGAGTCCTCTGGACCCGACTGAAATGAACAGTAGCTGATAGCTGGAAACACAAAATTCAGCTCCAGCATTTACCATGCCTGCAGAAGTGAGTACAGTTGCATATTTCAAATCATATATGGAAGGAAAAACCTACTCACATAAAACTAAAATCAGCACATGATGTATTCTTGCAGAGACACACATTAATTTGCACATACATTCTATTTTTGAACAGAAGCATCTGTTTAGACTGTAAAGTCCTTAGAACCCTGAGAGAggtgcattttatatttttatgccaTGCTGAATACATTTTTGAGAGTTAACAAGTATCAGATAATGACAAGGGCTTCCTCTTTGTGTAGACACTGTCTTCTTTTTCACATCAAAACTAAGCATTTACAAGGAATTTCTTAACATATGAGTGAAAGGAAGACCACTGGACTTTATAGAGACCAGCATGTGAGAGAATACAAGGTGAACCATTCCTATATTAATGATGTTAAGAAACTCAGCAGCTTGAGGAAGACTCAAGCTATCCCTGACCTTAagctaaaacaaagaaacacaacattaggaaaaaaaaatgatttacttTCCCCAAGTGACAATGCTGTAATATGTCTGTTGTTTATTGTACTTGGAACCTCAGCAGCTCTGTTATAGCCCAAATATTGCTGCTTGGATTTCAAACACATCTATGTCCCCATAGTAAGGCATATTGTCAAGAAGCAGaataagatgaaagaaagaaaaattaaacaaattgcTAAGAACATTGTTTAGGCGATGGTCTTGCCCATCTATCTTTTGTAAACAAGTGAAACTGCTTAAGCAACAGTTGCTTCAGCATTTATGGCCTTAATTCAAATACTCTTTGAGAACTGAccagttgttttaaaaagaatactgtgagaaagaaaatatagtttATCTCACCAGAGAATTGCTCCTTCTAGCCAAAAGTTTCACATCTTCTACAGTGACTGTGCTTCGTTTTGCATGCctgcataaaacagaaaaattaacatCAATGAGTTTGTCAACATTGTTATGTGAGGATGTAAGGCATTTAATTGAGAGCAGTAACTAATAAGACTAAACAGGGAACCAGTAAACCAAATGCACCAATTTACTCTAAATATAATACATAAAAGCTTTTTGTACAAATTCGTTTGTGTATATCTGAATTCCTACACTTCTGTGTAGAAACACAGTAGAACTTGGCAACCAGCATATCAAGCATCATGGCTCTTTTTATTTCccaattctttaaaatatttccttatttcatTAGAGCAACCAGATGAAATATAGGCATGCTAGTAAGCATCTGCCACTCCTACATCACCTGGTACCATTACCTATCAACCCAGTTGACAATTACATGAAGTCATTAATTTAAGATGAGGAAAAACAATGTAGATTGGTGGAGGTATGAAGGACTTCTCTCCGTTTATGAATTTTCAGAGAATTTTGGTGGTCTTGAAGGACAACAAAAGCTTGACCTGCAATTCACAGATAGGCCAATAAAACCCTCTGAAATCTGAAGTACAAGAGATAGTTTAAAGATTATCCAGTTATCTGAGTAACATCCAAGAAAAGCAAGTGTTTGCAGCAATCAAGTGTTCTAGTACCTACCTTGCAAACATTTCAAGGTCTTTTGCAAagttttctggaggaaaaaaaaagagaaaagacaccatatattttaaaatgctctgagtagaaaaaaaaactattacaCTTCTATAgctattaaaacataaaaagtatAGCTCAGAGGTACAATgcttatttaattttcaaatatttcatagaCACAGGAACAATGAGGCTGACAAAGGGTGAACACatacaaacaaatacaaaaaaaaagtctcgTACAACTGTGTAGGAGCTGACAGGATGCTCTTCATGCATAAGCCTCTATTGAAAACTATTAGCTAATAAATTCCCCCCACCCAAGAACTAACCAGATTCAATTATGCATTTAGGATCTCATCCTGAGACACTTGAACAACCCCCTGGTGTAGCAGGGACGTAGATTTGTGCTGATGCGTGTGGGAATTTTCAAACATGATGATCAGACCGCCAAACAGTACGCTCTTTCTGAATTCTTACACCTTAACCCTCACACATTCAGAGGAAAAGTAGAGCCCATCACTTCACATTGCAACTGCTGACACAGCTGTGCTCCTGTGAATCAAAGTAAATTATGAGAAGCAATCGTAGCTTCGGTGTCACTTTGTCGCACAGAGGATGGTCCACACAGAACATTTCACGTGCATTTAAATGCTCTTTCCAGTCCTGAAAATTATAATCagtatttcttgcattttagagAAACCAAAGCAAGAAACGAATCTATCAGTGATAACGAGCCCCAGcgctatttttttaaagcacgGTGCCCAGCAGCTGTTCTTGCACAGCCACGCGCAGACTCCCGTACCGCACTGCCTGAAGGTGATCTCCGAAATCGCTGCAACGCTTTGCTTGCTGAACCGCACGTCCTTGTCTTCCGCGACATCCTGGCACAGGCAGCCGACGGTGTAGTGGACCGCAGCCTTCAGCCTCTGAAACAGCCCCAGATAATTCCGGGTCGGTTCTCTACGGGTCGGTGCACCAGCTCGCGCGCAAACCGCGGGGGCGATTTAAACGGCTCCGGCACAAAGCACCGTCCGACCGCAGGGCCCCGCAGCGTGCCGGCGCGCacgccgggccgccgccgccgcctcccgccgcgggcccggctgCTCGGCCGCCGGCCACGGCGAGCGCCGacccccgcgcggggccggggccgcggcctcccccggcggcggcggcggcggcggcggcggcggggcccggccgtACCTGGACGAGCAGCCGCCGctcctcgccgcccgccgcctccatggcgccgcccgccgccgcctcgcgccccttcccgcccgccgccgcggggcggggccgcgtttcccgcccgccgcggccgttgggcggcggcggccggcgcggggccgggccggggccggggccggggccgggccgcggcctcGCGTCCCGAGCTAGCGGCGCGGCAGCGCCTCGCCCTCACCGCGAACGTGCTCAGGCCCCTTGAGTTTCCACCACCGCCTTCAGTTACCGATCATGTTGTGGGGTTTTTAACGGAATTCCTAGATCCAACACACCCTGCCAAAGAGTAGCTTTGAAATTAATCTTTTGCTGGTCATGCCGATCTTCAGCAGCTGAGCACCTTGGCAGGTGACCGCTTTAAGCTCAGGCATCGACCGGCAACTTCAGTTAGGCCAAAACGGCCCAGCGACAGGAGTATCAGTCTCGAAGTATCCTTACACGCTGCACTGCGTTCAAGTTTCTCTATGATCCATCCCACCCTTCTCCTTTTTACGGAAAAGGAACGGAGCTCACAGTGTGAAAGACTGTGTGCAGGGGAATACCCAGGAATTAAACTTGGGGAACCAAGCCACCTCCTGTTACAGGTAAGCGACAGCACGGCACAGCCCTTTACCTCCGAGGAGCCTCGTGCCGCGTCCCTGTGCCGCCTGTCCGCCGATCTCCACTTCAGCAGCTACTGAAATGCAGTCCTCTCTATCTTGATCCCTATGAGCTTATGCACTACAGcaattttcatattaaaatgtattctaTGAAATACTGtgcaaagacatttttagaCAGTTTTGgcctgcagcagaagaaagagagatgTCTCAATATATTTATAGGGaaatttatttagcttttttatatgatatatatgaCACACACCCACAAGTTATTACAAAAGTGCCCAGACACAAGTTTTAATACAGTACATTAAAAAGGGGAGTCCTAGGAGGGATATCTGAAATCTACAGTATCTTGacttcaagagaaaatatttccattagaCATTGTAGGCAGAAGAGGACACATTTCCTCCATGGCCTGTCCAGTTAGTATGGATAAATACACCTGGCTTTGATAATAATTCATAAGTATGTGCACCAAAGTAATCACGCTGAGCCtagaacaaaaacacacacaggaaTATCAGTCACATACAAGTACTAGAAGTTGCACATACTGAGACTCAACCACGAAAACTAGAAGATCTGGCTCCAGTATTTTCACACTTATTCTCTAATGATTAGCAAAAGCAatgcaaatgaaacatttattaATATCTAGTTAGTAACAGCTCAGTAGAAACTTAAGTATATTACTTCTGCTAATTACTAATCTAAAAGACAAGCACTGACATATACTTAAAGATCTAGGATCAAAATGCTTTATAGGAAACTCAGTATCATTACCCTTGCTTCACAGACAGAATACTAATAGATGCTGACACTAATACGAATACCTCTGGTACTCTTTGTCCAGatattttaaggtattttatTGACTTCATTTTCAGGTTTAACAGAATTACATTAGGCAAtctatacttttatttttacagtgatgGAGTGAGTAGGACGTACTGCAATCACTGCCTTTAGATTAGTATTTAAATAACATCATGATGTTAATTCAGTTGCCAGATGATCTACAACACTATCTCAGGCACCTACCTGAATCAGGTTAGCTGGTAGCATCTCATGTCTGTATCCATCATAAAAAGAAAGTGCTGTAGTGAAGCAGGGCATAGGGATACCAATCTGGACTCCAGTACTGATTACACGTCGCCAGGAGTCCTGAAGAGATAAGAAATGGAAACTAATCACAGTTTCCTCAGAGCTATGTGCAAGCATATGGATTACTCTCATTTAAAAGCAGGTGCTGTTTCACATTGTGTAAAATCTAATGGCAAAGTCTGAAACAATGCGCAGCAGCAGGTGCCTAATTTTATACAGGAAAGATTGATCCAAAATAAGGGCCAGTAAGATGGAGTTAGCAAACAGGACACAAAGTGCAGAAATACTTCATGCACAATTAAACCACAACCTCGGGCAAGGGTGCCGCTCTTTCACATAAATATCAGCAATGCATCTCAAAAGCGAGAACACACTGGGGAGAATACTGAGCAAACAGTGAGGCATTTTCAGT
Coding sequences within:
- the CENPS gene encoding centromere protein S, which codes for MEAAGGEERRLLVQRLKAAVHYTVGCLCQDVAEDKDVRFSKQSVAAISEITFRQCENFAKDLEMFARHAKRSTVTVEDVKLLARRSNSLLKYITQKSEELVSSNMEQKERKKKKSSSAKAGRTSEEQAAAVAESEDSNMA